Within Thermus sp. CCB_US3_UF1, the genomic segment GGAAAGGAGGAGTTCCGCCGCCTTCTCCGGGGAGATGGGGGAAAAGAAGCGCATGCGCAAGGACTCGGGGGAAAGCCGCTTCAGAAAGGCCACAAAGAGGGCCAGATCCTTGGGGCCTGCCCGCCTCAGGAGGGCGGTGCGCCCGTCCTTGAGGAGGACCGGGCCCTCCTCGAGGCCATACTGGGGCGTGGGCGCGGGCACGTAGCCCATACCCCTAGCCTACCCTGGCCGGGGGTAACATGGGGGCATGCTCCGGCTGGATACCCGCTTCCTCCCGGACTTTCCCCAGGCCCTAAAGGCCCACGAGGGGATCCTCCTCGCCGCCCGGGAGGCCCTCCTCTCCCGCCGAAAGGACCCCGGCGCCATGCTGGGTTGGCTGGACCTTCCCGAGGACACGGAAACCCTGAGGCGGATCCGCCGCTTCCGTGAGGAAAACCCCTGGGTGGAGGACTACGTCCTCCTGGGCATCGGGGGGAGTGCCCTGGGGCCCAAGGCCCTGGAGGCCGCCTTCAACGGGGGAAGGGTGCGCTTCCACTACGTGGACCACGTGGAGCCCGAGCCCGTCCTCAGGCTCCTCCGCACCCTAGACCCCAGGAAGACCCTGGTGAACGCAATTTCCAAATCGGGGGCTACCGCGGAAACCCTGGCCGCCCTCCTGGTCTTCTTGAACTGGCTGAAGGGGCACCTGGGGGAGGGCTGGCGGCGGCACCTGGTCCTCACCACCGACCCCAAGCGGGGCGCGTTGCGGGCCCTGGCCGAGCGGGAGGGCCTGGCCGCCTTCCCCATCCCCGAGGGCGTGGGGGGAAGGTTCTCCGTCCTCTCCCCGGTGGGCCTCCTGCCCCTGGCCTTCGCGGACGCCGACCTGGACGCCCTCCTCATGGGGGCCCGGCAGGCCAACGCCAACGCCCTGGCTCCCCTAGGGGAAAGCCTCCCCCTCCAGACCGCCCTCCTCCACCACCTCCACCGCCACCTGCCCATTGCCGTCTTCATGGTCTACTCCGAAAGGCTAAAGCACCTCCCTGCCTGGTTTGTCCAGCTCCACGACGAGTCCCTGGGCAAGCGCGACCGGGAAGGGCGGCCCGTGGGGACCACCGCCGTACCCGCCCTGGGACCCCAGGACCAGCACGCCCAGGTGCAGCTTTTCCGCGAAGGCCCCCTGGACAAGCTCCTCACCCTGGTGGTGCCCGAAAGGCCCACGGAAGACCTCCCCCTTCCCCCAGCGGAGGGCCTGGAGGGGGAAGCGGGCTACCTCTTTGGCAAGGGGCTTTTCACCCTCCTTTCCGCCGAGGCCGAGGCCACCTACCGTGCCCTGGCCGAGGCCGGGCAGAAGGTGTACACCCTTTACCTCCCCGAGGTTTCCCCCTACGCCGTGGGCTGGCTCCTGCAGCACCTCATGTGGCAGACCGCCCTTCTGGGGGAGCTTTGGGGGGTGAACGCCTTTGACCAGCCCGGGGTGGAGCTGGGCAAGCGCCTCACCTTTGCCCTCCTGGGCCGGCCAGGATACGGGGAAGGGTAGGGGGTGGAAGCGTGGAAATCCCCTTGTGATACCCTGGACGAGAGGAGGCCCGTATGGACCGCCTGAGCTATCTCGGCCTACACCCCCAGAAGCAGGTGTTTTGGAACACCGTCTCCCCCGTCTTGGTGGAGCATACCCTGGCCCGGGGCGAGGGTTTTCTGGCCCATAAGGGGCCCTTGGTGGTGGACACCACCCCCTACACGGGCAGAAGCCCCAAGGACAAGTTCGTGGTGCGGGAGCCCGAGGTGGAGGGGGAGATCTGGTGGGGGGAGGTGAACCAGCCCTTTGCCCCCGAGGCCTTCCAGGCCCTCTACGGGCGGGTGGTGGCCTACCTGGCGGAGCGCGACCTCTACGTGCAAGACCTCTACGCCGGGGCAGACAAGCGCTACCGCCTGGGGGTGCGGGTGGTGACGGAAAGCCCCTGGCACGCCCTCTTTGCCCGCAACATGTTCATCCTGCCCCGCCGCTTTCCTGAGGACGACGAGGCGGAGCGCTTCACCCCGGGCTTCACCGTGGTCCACGCCCCCTACTTCCTGGCCGACCCGGAGCGGGACGGCACCCGCAGCGAGGCCTTTGTGGGCATCAGCTTTGCCCGTAGGCTGGTCCTCATCGTGGGCACCAAGTACGCGGGGGAGATCAAGAAGAGCATCTTCACCGTGATGAACTACCTGATGCCCAAGCGGGGGGTCTTCCCCATGCACGCCTCGGCCAACGTGGGGCAGGACGGGGATGTGGCCCTTTTCTTCGGCCTCTCGGGCACGGGGAAGACCACCCTCTCCACCGACCCCTTGCGCCCCCTGATCGGCGACGACGAGCACGGCTGGAGCGAGGAGGGGGTGTTCAACTTTGAGGGCGGGTGCTACGCCAAGGTCATCCGCCTCTCCGAGGAGCACGAGCCCCTCATCTACCGGGCCTCCAACCAGTTTGAGGCCATCCTGGAGAACGTGGTGGTCAACCCGGAAAGCCGCCGGGTGGAGTGGGACGACGACAGCAAGACCGAGAACACCCGGGCCTCCTACCCCATCGCCCACCTGGACAACGTGGTGGAGTCGGGGATGGCTGGCCATCCCAGGGCCATCTTCTTCCTTTCCGCCGATGCCTACGGGGTTCTGCCCCCCATCGCCCGCCTCTCCCCCGAGCAGGCCATGTACTACTTCCTCTCCGGCTACACCGCCCGGGTGGCGGGGACGGAGCGGGGGGTTACCGAGCCCAAGGCCACCTTCTCCGCCTGCTTTGGGGCGCCCTTCTTGCCCATGCACCCCGGGGTGTATGCCCGCATGCTGGGGGAGAAGATCGCCCGCCATGCCCCCCGGGTTTACCTGGTGAACACGGGCTGGACCGGGGGACCCTATGGGGTGGGCCGGCGCTTCCCCTTGCCCCTGACCCGGACCCTCCTCCAGGCAGCCCTTTCCGGGGCCCTCGAGGGCGTTCCCTACCGCCAGGACCCCGTCTTCGGCTTTGAGGTGCCCCTGGAGGTTCCAGGCGTGCCCAAGGAGCTCCTGGACCCCCGGGGAACCTGGGCCGACCCCGAGGCCTACGACCGCCAGGCCCGCAAGCTTGCCCACCTCTTCCAGGAAAACTTCCAGAAGTATGCCGACGGGGTAGGGGAGGCGGTGCGCCTGGCCGGGCCCCGGGCGGATTAGGCCCTTCGGGGGCTGGGCCTGTAGCCCAGCCCCCTTGCCAAGTAGGGTGTGGGGGTATTAGGCTCCTACCTGGCGAAGATGGCAGGGACAAATGTACTTCACCTCCGGACGAAGCCTTCTGGCAGAATGGTAAGCGCTACCGTCTGGGGGACGGGTTTCCTATGAGCCAAGCCTGGTTTAGCCGCTACGCCTGGGGAGTCTTGGGGTGGAACGTCCTGGTGGCCCTCTGGGGCGCGTACGTGCGGGCCACGGGTTCGGGGGCGGGGTGTGGTTCCCACTGGCCCACCTGCAACGGGGAGATCATCCCCCGGAGTCCCCAGGTGGAAACCCTCATTGAGTTCACCCACCGGGCCACCTCCGGCCTGGCCTTCCTCTCCGTCCTCGGGCTTTTCCTCCTGGCCCTGCGCCTTTACCCCAAGGGGCACCCCGTGCGCCTGGGAGCGGGGCTCGCCTTCCTCTTCATGGTCACGGAGAGCCTGGTGGGGGCCTCCTTGGTCCTCTTCGGTTGGGTGGCCGACAACGTGACCCCGGAGCGGGCCGTGGTGCAGATGGTGCACCTGGCCAACACCTACTTCCTCCTGGCGGCCCTGGCCCTGGCCGCCTGGTGGGCTTCCGGGGGAGCCCCCTTGCGCCTACGGGGCCAGGGGGCGGTGGCCTGGGCCCTCCTTCTGGGCTTCCTGGCCCTCCTTTTCCTGGGCATGAGCGGGGCGGTCACCGCCCTGGGGGACCTCCTCTTCCCCGTTCGGAATACCCTCGAGGCCCTGGAGCGCTCCCTGACCCCGGGGGAGCACTTCCTGGTGCGCCTCCGGGTCCTCCACCCCCTCATCGCGGTGAGCGTGGGGCTTTACGTGGTCTTCGCCGGCTTTTTGGTGGCCCACCTGCGTCCTTCTCCCCATACCCGTAGCCTGGCCCAAGGCCTGGCCTACCTGTATGGGATCCAGCTTCTTGCCGGCCTGGTGAACGTGTGGCTCAAGGCCCCGGTCTGGATGCAGCTTCTGCACCTCCTCTTGGCCTACGCCGTCTGGCTCCTTTTCCTCCTGCTGGCGGCGGCGGCCCTGGCCCGGGGGGCCAGGCGGGTAGAGCTGGGGGAGGGGAGCGCCGAGGCAGGCCGGCTCCACCAGGGCACGGGCGGGGCCACCTGGAAGGACTACCTGGCCCTTACCAAGCCTCGGGTCATCAGCCTTCTCCTCCTCACCACCCTCTTGGCCATGTTCATCGCCGCCCAGGGCTGGCCGGGCACGGGGTTGTTCTTGGCCGTGGCCCTGGGAGGGTACATGATGGCGGGCGCGGCCAACGCCATCAACATGGTGGTGGATCGGGACATAGACGCCCGCATGCGCCGCACGGCCCAGCGCCCCACGGTCACCCAGAGGATATCCAGCCGGGACGCCTTGCGCTTTGCCTTCGCCCTGGCCTTTGGGGCCTTCCTCCTCCTCTGGTGGGGCGCCAACCTCCTCGCCGCCACCCTGGCCCTCATGGGCCTCATCTGGTACGTCCTGGTCTACACCCTTTACCTGAAACGGCGCACCTGGCAGAACATCGTCATCGGCGGGGCCGCGGGGGCCTTCCCCCCCTTGGTGGGCTGGGCGGCGGTGACCGGGGAGCTCAGCCTCTTCGCCTGGTACCTCTTTGCCCTCATCTTCTTCTGGACCCCGGTGCACTTCTGGGCCCTGGCCCTGATGATCCAGGACGATTACAAGGCCGTGGGGGTGCCCATGCTGCCCGTGGTCCTGGGGGAGCGGGTGACGGTGGTGCAGATCGCCCTCTACGCGGTGCTCACCGCCATGATCTCCCTCATGCCCTTGCTGCTGGGTGAGCTAGGCCTCCTTTACCTCTTCTTCAGCCTGGCCCTCAATGCCCTGCTTCTGGTCAAGAGCCTTGCCCTCTACCGCCAGCCCGAACGGAGAACGGCGGTTTCGCTGTACAAGTACTCCATGCTCTACCTGGCCCTCTTGTTCGTGGCCATGGCGGTGGACCGGGTGCTTTAGGGAGGGAGTGGATGAAACGAGGCGTAGCGGCACTAAGTCTCATAGGTCTGGCCCTGGCCCAGGAGGCCCACCGGGTGGCCATCACCCACCCCTTTTCTCCCGTCAACCGGGAGACCAACTTCCTCCTGGTCTGGGTCTTGCTCTTTTCCGTGCTGATTTTCGGCGTGGTGGCGGGGGCCTTGGCCTACATCGCCTGGAAGTTCCGAGCCCGGCCCGGCCAAGAAGGCGAACCGCCCCAGATCCACGGCAACGACCGCCTCGAGGTGGTCTGGACCGTGATCCCCATCGTCATCATCTTCATCCTCTTCGGCCTGACCGCCCGCAGCCTGATCCTGGTCAACAAGCCCACCCCCGGGGCCATGAAGGTGGAGGTTACCGGCTACCAGTTCTGGTGGGATTTCCACTACCCGGAAGCGGGTTTCCGCAACTCCAACGAGCTCATCCTCCCCGCGGGGGTTCCCGTGGAGCTGGAGGTTACCTCTAAGGACGTGATCCACTCCTTCTGGGTGCCGGGCCTGGTGGGCAAGCAGGACGCCATTCCGGGACAAAAGACCCGGATACGTTTTGTAGCCGAGAAGCCCGGGAACTACTACGGCTTCTGCGCCGAGCTTTGCGGCCCCAGCCATGCCCGCATGCTCTTCCGGGTTCTGGTGGTCCCCCAGGAGGCCTTTGACCGTTTCGTCCAGGCGGCCAAGGCCTACACCCCCCCGGTGGCCGACGCCCGGGGGCAGGAAGTTTTCCAGCAAAACTGCGCCGCCTGCCACGGGGTGCAGGGCAAGATGCCCCCGGCAGTCATCGGGCCCGAGCTGGCCTTCACCGGAAACCGGGTGAGCCTGGGGGCGGGGATCGTGGACCACACCCCGGAGAACCTCAAGGCCTGGATCAAGGACCCGGCCTCCATGAAGCCGGGGGTGAAGATGCCGGGCTTCCCCCAGCTTTCCGAGGGGGACCTGGAGGCGCTGGTGCGTTACCTGGAAGGGCTCAAGGTAGAGGGCGTGGACTTCAAGGCGCTGCCCAAGTTCTAAGGAGGGAATAGGGAATGGCCATCGCCACCAAACCCAAAACCAACGCGTGGGCGGTCCTTTGGGACCTGCTCACCACCGTGGACCACAAGAAGATCGGCCTGATGTACACCGCCACCGCCTTTTTCGCCTTTGGGCTTGCGGGGGTCTTTTCCCTGCTCATCCGGGCGCAGCTGGCGGTGCCCAACAACCAGCTCCTCACTGGGGAGCAGTACAACCAGGTCCTGACCCTGCACGGGGCCACCATGCTCTTCTTCTTTATCATCCAGGCCGGGCTCACCGGCTTCGGTAACTTCGTGGTGCCCCTGATGCTGGGGGCCCGGGATGTGGCCCTGCCCCGGATCAACGCCTTCAGCTACTGGGCCTTCCTGGGGGCCATCCTCCTGGCCCTCATGAGCTTCTTCTTCCCCGGCGGGGCCCCCAGCGTGGGCTGGACCTTCTACTACCCCTTCTCTGTCCAGTCGGGGAGCGGGGTGAACTTCTACATGGCGGCCATCCTGCTCCTGGGCTTTTCCAGCCTCCTGGGTAACGCCAACTTCATCGCCACCATCTACAACCTGAGGGCCCAGGGGATGAGCCTCTGGAAGATGCCCATGTACGTCTGGAGCGTCTTCGCCGCCAGCGTCCTCAACCTTTTCAGCCTGGCGGGCCTCACCGCCGCCACGCTCCTCGTCCTTCTGGACCGGAAGATCGGCCTCACCTGGTTCAACCCCGATATCGGCGGGGATCCTGTTCTCTTCCAGCAGTTCTTCTGGTTCTACTCCCACCCCACGGTCTACGTGATGCTCCTGCCCTACCTGGGCATCCTGGCCGAGGTGGCCTCCACCTTCGCCCGCAAGCCCCTCTTCGGCTACAAGCAGATGGTCTGGGCCCAGATGGGCATCGTGGTCCTGGGGACCATGGTTTGGGCCCACCACATGTTCACCGTGGGGGAGTCCACGGTCTTCCAGATCGCCTTCGCCTTCTTCACCGCCCTCATCGCCGTGCCCACAGGGGTGAAGCTCTTTAACCTGCTGGGAACCCTTTGGGGCGGGCACCTGCAGATGAAAACCCCCCTCTACTGGGTCTTGGGCTTTATCTTCAACTTCCTCCTGGGGGGGATCACCGGGGTCATGCTCTCCATGACCCCCCTGGACTACCAGTTCCACGACTCCTACTTCGTGGTGGCCCACTTCCACAACGTCCTCATGGCGGGCTCGGCCTTTGGCGCCTTTGCCGGGCTTTACTACTGGTGGCCCAAGATGACGGGCCGCATGTACGACGAGCGCCTGGGTAAGCTCCACTTCTGGCTTTTCCTGGTGGGCTACCTGGTCACCTTCCTGCCCCAGTACGCCCTGGGCTTCCTGGGCATGCCCCGGCGCTACTACACCTACAACGCGGACCTGGCGGGTTGGCCGGAGCTGAACCTCATCTCCACCATCGGGGCCTTCATCCTGGGCCTGGGTGGGTTGGTCTGGCTTTACGCCATGTGGAAGAGCCTGCGCTCCGGGGAGAAGGCCCCGGAGAACCCCTGGGGCGGCTACACCCTGGAGTGGCTCACCGCCTCGCCCCCCAAGGCCCACAACTTTGACGTGGCCCTGCCCAAGGACTTCCCCTCCGAGCGGCCCCTTTACGACTGGGCCAAGAAGGGGGTGGAACTGAAGCCCGAGGACCCCAGCCACATCCACCTGCCCAACAGCTCCTTCTGGCCCTTCTACGCCGCCGCCACCCTCTTCGCCTTCTTTGTGGCCGTGGCCGCCCTGCCCGTGCCCAACGTCTGGATGTGGCTCTTCCTGGCCCTTTTTGCCTACGGCCTGGTGCGCTGGGCCCTGGAGGACGAGTACAGCCACCCGGTGGAGCACCACACCCTTACGGGTAAGTCCAACGCCTGGATGGGGATGGCCTGGTTCATCGTCTCCGAGGTGGGCCTCTTCGCCATCCTCATCGCCGGCTACTTGTACCTGCGCCTCACCGGAGCGGCCACCCCGCCGGAGGAGCGTCCTGCCTTGTGGCTGGCCCTCCTCAACACCTTCTTCCTGGTGAGCTCCTCCTTTACCGTGCACTTCGCCCACCACGACCTAAGGCGGGGGCGGTTCAACCCCTTCCGTTTTGGCCTGCTCATCACCATCATCCTGGGGGTTCTCTTCTTCCTCTTCCAGGCCTACGAGTTCTGGGCCTTCTACGGGCACTCCAGCTGGCAGGAGAACCTCTGGACCGCGGCCTTCTTCACCATCGTGGGCCTGCACGGCCTGCACGTGGTGATCGGCGGCTTCGGCCTCATCCTGGCCTACCTACAGGCCCTTAGGGGCAAGATCACCCTGCACCAGCACGGCACCCTCGAGGCCGCCAGCATGTACTGGCACCTGGTGGATGCCGTTTGGCTCTTCATCGTGGTGCTCTTCTACATCTGGTAGGCCTTCCTTCCTGGCCCCCGCCTCGAGGCGGGGGCCTTTGCTATTTCTAAGGGGATGCGGCTTTTGGCGGTGGACTTTGACTATTTCTTCCCCCTGCCCCAGGATCCTGGGCACCCCGAGGCGTTCCTCTATGCCTGGGCCCACTTTGAAACCCCCTACTACCGGGAGGCGGCCTGGGAGGAACGGGCCCTGGCCTTTTTGCTGCGGGGGCTTCCCCTGCCGCAAGCCCAGGGGTGGGAGGGGTTCTGGGAGCGGTTCACCTTTGCCCCGGGGGCCCGGCTCTACTATGCGGATTCCAACGCCCTTGCCTTCCACCCCCAGGTGAGGGAGGGGGTGGAGGAGGTGGTCCTCTACGACGCCCACCACGATGCCGGCTACCGGCCCCTGGGGGAGGAGCCGGCCTGCGATGACTGGATGGTCCACTACGCCCGTCAAGGGGCGCGGCTTCGGGTCTTCTATCCCCCGTGGCGCGACCCTGCCCTGGAGCCCGAGCCCCAGGTGCCCCTGGCCCGGGAGGTGGACCCGGGGGGAAGGGTGGAAGGCCCCTTCCACCGGGTTTTCCTCTGCCGCAGCGGGGCCTGGGTTCCCCCTTGGGCTGATGCGGCCTTCTTTGCCTTTTTGGCGGCTGCCTCCCTGCCCAAGGTGCCCCTGGAGCCCGTGGCGCCCCGGGCTTGGGACCTCGAGGGCCTGAGGCGGCGGGTGGCGGAGGAGGCCCTAGGCCTTTGGATCATGGACGCCTTGCGCCGATCCCCCTAGGCGGCTATAATCACAAAGGCTTTGGGGCCGTTAGCTCAGCTGGCAGAGCAACCGACTTTTAATCGGTAGGTCGCAGGTTCGAATCCTGCACGGCCCACCAAAGCGGGGCCCCATCGTCTAGCGGTCAGGACGCGGCCCTCTCAAGGCCGAAACGGGGGTTCGATTCCCCCTGGGGTCACCACGGGCGGCTAGCTCAGCTGGTCAGAGCGCTCGCCTTACAAGCGAGAGGTCAGAGGTTCAAATCCTCTGCCGCCCACCACGATGCAAAGCCAAAACTCCCCGCCTTGGAAGCAAGGCGGGGAGGGTTTTTACGGCAGTTTCTACGGCAGTTGAGGGTGTACGTCCCTGACCTCTCCCTCTCCTCTCCCAGTGGTGCTGAGGTCAGTTGGAGAATCCGCGAAGACAAGCATGAGGCACCTCCTTGATGGCTAGGGTTGGCCTATATCCGGAAACTAACGGAGACCGTTCAACGCAGTTCACAGACACGGGCAAGGTTTCCAAGGTGCTAAGAGGCGATCGCATTCTGTAGCGGTCCAAATTCCACCCCCACCATCCGATTCGGTTCTTTATACCCCATCCTGAGATTGGTGTCGGATCAGAGCTTCAAAGGGAAGAGTTGGTACCTCCTGCTCCCTCGCTTTTTGGGGTCTACACTGAAGCGGACCACAAAGGGCGCAGAGTTTTGCTTTAGGAAACCAGTGACCTTTCCCTGGGCTTGGGCAAACTCCTCTGCTAGGAGCAGAAGCCAGCCACGTTCCGGTTGCTTGGGCTGAGTGAAGAGGATAACCCTGGCCCCGAATGAGCGAAGGATAGCCCTTTCCACTGGACGGTAGCGGAGTTGGGCATCAAGAGTGAGGATCACCCATCCTTGAGCGCTGACCTGAGGAATCCACTCCTCATCGGGAGTGTCGGGAGAAAAAAGCTCATCATGGGCCTTGATTTCGAGCCCTAGCTCTCGTAAACGCTGGGGAAATCCCTTGCCTAGGTTGCGGTCGCAGAAGTAGACCGGTTGGCCAAGGGCTGCTTTGGGGGTCATGCTGCCCAAGCATCTACCCCCATCCCCTCAAACACCAGCGCTTCTGTCACCTCTTCCTCAGTCAGACCGTAGTCCTTTGCGATTTCCTCTAAACCCTCTCCGGTGTTGAAGCGCAGGGCGATGACCGAGGTCTTCACCCCACGTACGGTAGGGGCTCCAAAGGCTACCCTTGGGTCCAGGACCACCCTCTCGCTCCGTAGCTGGGTCCCGACGGCGGGGTGGAAGCGCAGGGGGATGCCCTGTTCGTCCCTGTCCACACGGGAAAGGTAGCTTTCCAACACCTCCTGCAAAGCCAACTGCCCAGCCCGGGTCAGGGCCAGAAGCTCTTTCCCTTGCCTCAAAAAAACGTCACCCAACCCTGCTTCCAGGTCCAGGAGGAGAGGCCTAGGTTTCCCCAAGGCTTCCTTAGCGTAGTCAATCATCCTGCGGATACGTTGCATGGGGATCCGGTGGATCTGGCGCAGGGCTGCCAAGACATTGGCCTCCACAAGGTTGAAGAAGGAGAGCTGCGACCCGTTGCCGGGTGTCTCTATTAGGGGCAGGGACCTTTCCTGCCCTCCCGCCTTCGGATAGGTCCGGCCCATGATCCAGGAGCGTAGGGTAGACTCCGATAGACCCAGGTACCGGGCTGCTTCTCGAAGAGAGTAGAGGGGGCGGTCCCTAGGGTCTGGGGCCAGGAGAGGGGAGTGGTTTTGGGCGGCCCTACTCGCCTTCATGAGGCTTAGTTTAACTCAGGAATAGGGTTGCCAAGGTTAGCTTCGCCCAGCACCCTATCATGGAGGATGGGTTTCAAGCCTCTCTGTGGGACTAGGTGCGCGGGACGATCCAAGAGCTTGGATAGCTCACGTGCTATCCGGGCCAGGGTCAGGAAGCCCACGGTGACCTCGGGTTCGAACTCTGCCAGGAATAAACCTACAAGGTCAGCCTTACAAGGTGGACCTTGAGGGCTGGGAAGTCTCAGCTCTTGGTGATCCGAGCCAGGTCTCGTAGCATGCTGGACAAGAACCAGCGCCTCAGCGTAAGGGGCCATATGGAGGTGGATGAACCATCTGCCAAACTCACCTTCACATTCACGACCAAGGTCACTTCCAAGAACCTCTTGTCGAAAGGCCAAGGTGCGCCTTTGGTTGTTAGGGGTCCTGTAACTCTTACCCCCTCACGCCCCAACAAGAGCAACCTGTCCCTAAGGTTGTCTGGGCACGTTTCTTCTAGCATATTTTTTTGACCAAAGTCAGAGAGCCTAATGGGCCTGCCCCCAATACAAATACCTATGCTCCAGAGATACGCTAGATGAAATCGCCTCAAGAGAGGGTCAGAAGGTTTAAGTTCGGTGTCGAGAACCTTGTCGGAGGTAGCCCACTTGATCCGGGGTGAGCCCCCCTGCCTGTACCAATTCCCTATGCGGAACCCCTCAAAGCTAGCCTCCCAGTAGGGTAGAGCATCCGTTTCCTTCACTTCAAGCTTCTCGCGACCTAGGGGTAGATGGACAATCGAAATCTCCCCCCCAGGTGCCCCCTCTATCCGAATGGCGGGCACAGACTCAAGGGGCGCCCAAGGTGCCCAGAGATTAGCCTCCCTGACGCCCTGGCCTTGGGTCCAGATTCTCATAAGGGACCCAGGGGTACTTGCTGGAGGTGGCTTTATACACACCACTTCAGCTATAGTTGTCCACAACTGCTGGGCCAGTTCTGGGACTTCACTTTGGCCTAGCCTCTTCTCCATCTTGCATCCATCCTACTAGAGGGAGTAATCTCTTCCCAAGAGGTGGACCATGCAACCTCCTTTGCAAGCTCCCAACTTGGGCTCTGCTGCGGAAGATGCCGTTTCGCTGGACAGGGGTGAGCTCTATAGGCGGATGGATGTGGAAACCCTATCCTTGGCCCTCAGGATTCCTCTTTTCTTAGCTAATCCCAAGCAAATGGACCTACTGGCGCCAGCTTGGAGGCGGGAATTAGAGCCCCCTCCTGTAGGCCTTTACGTCCGCCAAAAGCCAGAAGGTAATAACTTGGAAAACTTCCTTGCTTTAGGTGAAAACCACTTGGAGAAGAAAGCCCGTGAGTTTTTCTGCAACCTTCATCCTCATACCCCTTTCATCCTGATATGTCCGGAGCGAGCAATAGAATGGGCATGTAAAACCGGAGCTAGCTTTGAGCTGATTTTCGATAAGGTCTTCTACCACGAACTAGGGCATGGTCGAATGGACTCTGCCCCTGAGCCGAATGCTCTTTGGGCCCACACAATAGAGGAAAGTTTAGCGAATGGCTGGTCCCTCAGACTCTTTGAGGGTGCCGAAAAGGCCTGGGTTCTGAGGCTTATTCCAGGGCAACCCGAACCTTACCGGGGAGTCATGTACCTGGTGAAGCCCACTTTTTGGGAGGCGCTGGGGAGGGAAGGAAGGATTGAGGTCATAGAGGAATTCCTCCCCGGAAGTTGGTTCAATGGCTTCGACTATAAGGAACTCTTGCGCCGAATGGCTGAGGCTTGGTATAGAAGCAAGCCACTCTTAGATGCCGACTCGAGAATAACCGAGTTCTGGCAAGCCTTGGGGGAACGTTTGCTGGAGGCGGTCAGGGCAAATCTACCATGACCCCTCTTGCCCAATACGCTGTTACGCTATACGCCTCGTCCCTGTTTGCCCAAAAGGACGACTTTAAGCGGCTCGTAGAGGAGATTTTCACCACAAACTACAAGAACCCCGACGAGGCTTTCGAGCATTTGAAGGACTTCTGGTTTGGGAACAAATCCTTGGTAAATCTCTTCACCCTCTTCGTCTCCCGCTCCGATTACAACCGGATAGAGTACGAAGGTGCTCCGGGGACGGAGGACCCTGAGGAGAAAGCCTTCCTCGATGAGGAGGACAAGTGTAAGTACGAGCTGGTCTACCCCTACTTTGGGGACCTCCAGAAGACCCTGGACCAGTTCTCCATGGCTCGTCCTTCCATCGTCCGTCAAGTGGCCCAGAAGGTTAGGACTTCGTTAAACCAGCAGCGGGGAGGCGCTTCCTTCTACATCAGCCTCATGCAGGAGAGCTTTGACCTCCTGCTTCCTGCCGCGGTCCGCAGGAAGTACCTGGCAAGGCTCCGTCCTGTGTTAAACGTCCTCTCTTCTAACCCTAGAAGGATAACTGCCATCCCTGCCGGGCTTCTTTCCGCCACCCAAGAAATCGATGAGCTTAGCAGGGAGCTGAGCCAAGAGCTTGGTCTCAAGGAGTCTTACGAGGACGAGCATGCGGAAGGGAGCGCGCCTCTCCTTCCCCT encodes:
- the coxB gene encoding cytochrome c oxidase subunit II, translated to MKRGVAALSLIGLALAQEAHRVAITHPFSPVNRETNFLLVWVLLFSVLIFGVVAGALAYIAWKFRARPGQEGEPPQIHGNDRLEVVWTVIPIVIIFILFGLTARSLILVNKPTPGAMKVEVTGYQFWWDFHYPEAGFRNSNELILPAGVPVELEVTSKDVIHSFWVPGLVGKQDAIPGQKTRIRFVAEKPGNYYGFCAELCGPSHARMLFRVLVVPQEAFDRFVQAAKAYTPPVADARGQEVFQQNCAACHGVQGKMPPAVIGPELAFTGNRVSLGAGIVDHTPENLKAWIKDPASMKPGVKMPGFPQLSEGDLEALVRYLEGLKVEGVDFKALPKF
- the pckA gene encoding phosphoenolpyruvate carboxykinase (ATP) yields the protein MDRLSYLGLHPQKQVFWNTVSPVLVEHTLARGEGFLAHKGPLVVDTTPYTGRSPKDKFVVREPEVEGEIWWGEVNQPFAPEAFQALYGRVVAYLAERDLYVQDLYAGADKRYRLGVRVVTESPWHALFARNMFILPRRFPEDDEAERFTPGFTVVHAPYFLADPERDGTRSEAFVGISFARRLVLIVGTKYAGEIKKSIFTVMNYLMPKRGVFPMHASANVGQDGDVALFFGLSGTGKTTLSTDPLRPLIGDDEHGWSEEGVFNFEGGCYAKVIRLSEEHEPLIYRASNQFEAILENVVVNPESRRVEWDDDSKTENTRASYPIAHLDNVVESGMAGHPRAIFFLSADAYGVLPPIARLSPEQAMYYFLSGYTARVAGTERGVTEPKATFSACFGAPFLPMHPGVYARMLGEKIARHAPRVYLVNTGWTGGPYGVGRRFPLPLTRTLLQAALSGALEGVPYRQDPVFGFEVPLEVPGVPKELLDPRGTWADPEAYDRQARKLAHLFQENFQKYADGVGEAVRLAGPRAD
- a CDS encoding heme o synthase encodes the protein MSQAWFSRYAWGVLGWNVLVALWGAYVRATGSGAGCGSHWPTCNGEIIPRSPQVETLIEFTHRATSGLAFLSVLGLFLLALRLYPKGHPVRLGAGLAFLFMVTESLVGASLVLFGWVADNVTPERAVVQMVHLANTYFLLAALALAAWWASGGAPLRLRGQGAVAWALLLGFLALLFLGMSGAVTALGDLLFPVRNTLEALERSLTPGEHFLVRLRVLHPLIAVSVGLYVVFAGFLVAHLRPSPHTRSLAQGLAYLYGIQLLAGLVNVWLKAPVWMQLLHLLLAYAVWLLFLLLAAAALARGARRVELGEGSAEAGRLHQGTGGATWKDYLALTKPRVISLLLLTTLLAMFIAAQGWPGTGLFLAVALGGYMMAGAANAINMVVDRDIDARMRRTAQRPTVTQRISSRDALRFAFALAFGAFLLLWWGANLLAATLALMGLIWYVLVYTLYLKRRTWQNIVIGGAAGAFPPLVGWAAVTGELSLFAWYLFALIFFWTPVHFWALALMIQDDYKAVGVPMLPVVLGERVTVVQIALYAVLTAMISLMPLLLGELGLLYLFFSLALNALLLVKSLALYRQPERRTAVSLYKYSMLYLALLFVAMAVDRVL
- the ctaD gene encoding cytochrome c oxidase subunit I; this encodes MAIATKPKTNAWAVLWDLLTTVDHKKIGLMYTATAFFAFGLAGVFSLLIRAQLAVPNNQLLTGEQYNQVLTLHGATMLFFFIIQAGLTGFGNFVVPLMLGARDVALPRINAFSYWAFLGAILLALMSFFFPGGAPSVGWTFYYPFSVQSGSGVNFYMAAILLLGFSSLLGNANFIATIYNLRAQGMSLWKMPMYVWSVFAASVLNLFSLAGLTAATLLVLLDRKIGLTWFNPDIGGDPVLFQQFFWFYSHPTVYVMLLPYLGILAEVASTFARKPLFGYKQMVWAQMGIVVLGTMVWAHHMFTVGESTVFQIAFAFFTALIAVPTGVKLFNLLGTLWGGHLQMKTPLYWVLGFIFNFLLGGITGVMLSMTPLDYQFHDSYFVVAHFHNVLMAGSAFGAFAGLYYWWPKMTGRMYDERLGKLHFWLFLVGYLVTFLPQYALGFLGMPRRYYTYNADLAGWPELNLISTIGAFILGLGGLVWLYAMWKSLRSGEKAPENPWGGYTLEWLTASPPKAHNFDVALPKDFPSERPLYDWAKKGVELKPEDPSHIHLPNSSFWPFYAAATLFAFFVAVAALPVPNVWMWLFLALFAYGLVRWALEDEYSHPVEHHTLTGKSNAWMGMAWFIVSEVGLFAILIAGYLYLRLTGAATPPEERPALWLALLNTFFLVSSSFTVHFAHHDLRRGRFNPFRFGLLITIILGVLFFLFQAYEFWAFYGHSSWQENLWTAAFFTIVGLHGLHVVIGGFGLILAYLQALRGKITLHQHGTLEAASMYWHLVDAVWLFIVVLFYIW